One genomic window of Providencia hangzhouensis includes the following:
- the era gene encoding GTPase Era: MSELQSHCGFVAIVGRPNVGKSTLLNQLLGQKVSITSRKPQTTRHRIMGIHTEDNYQIIYVDTPGLHIEEKRAINRLMNRAASSSIGDVELVIFVVEGTNWTADDEMVLTKLSSLRCPVILAINKIDNVTDKTILLPHISMISQKMNFLDVVPISAEKGTGVDTIAKIVKQHIPEAIHHFPEDYITDRSQRFMASEIIREKLMRFLGDELPYSVTVEIEQFKVTEAGIYHINGLILVEREGQKKMVIGNKGSKLKTIGTEARIDMERMFDNKVHLELWVKVKSGWADDERALRSLGYVDDLK, from the coding sequence ATGAGTGAATTACAATCCCACTGTGGTTTTGTTGCCATAGTTGGACGGCCAAATGTCGGTAAATCGACATTATTGAATCAATTACTGGGGCAAAAAGTTTCGATTACTTCGAGAAAGCCACAGACGACTCGCCATCGTATTATGGGGATCCACACAGAAGATAATTACCAAATTATTTATGTTGATACCCCAGGACTTCATATTGAAGAAAAACGTGCAATTAACCGTTTAATGAATCGCGCTGCATCCAGTTCAATTGGTGATGTTGAATTAGTTATTTTTGTTGTTGAAGGAACTAATTGGACCGCTGATGATGAAATGGTACTGACTAAGTTATCTAGCTTGCGTTGCCCTGTTATATTGGCAATTAACAAAATTGATAATGTGACTGATAAAACGATACTGTTGCCACATATCAGTATGATCAGTCAGAAAATGAATTTTTTAGATGTTGTTCCTATCAGTGCAGAAAAAGGTACTGGTGTGGATACAATTGCTAAAATTGTTAAACAACATATACCTGAAGCTATTCATCATTTTCCTGAAGACTATATTACTGACCGTTCTCAACGTTTTATGGCATCTGAGATTATCCGTGAAAAGCTCATGCGTTTCTTGGGTGATGAACTGCCATATTCGGTAACCGTCGAAATTGAACAATTTAAGGTAACAGAAGCGGGTATTTACCATATCAATGGCTTAATTCTTGTTGAGCGTGAAGGCCAAAAGAAAATGGTTATTGGTAACAAAGGGAGCAAACTGAAAACCATTGGTACCGAAGCGCGTATCGATATGGAAAGAATGTTTGATAACAAGGTACACCTTGAGCTTTGGGTTAAGGTTAAATCTGGCTGGGCTGATGACGAAAGAGCATTACGTAGCCTGGGTTATGTTGACGACCTAAAATAG
- the purL gene encoding phosphoribosylformylglycinamidine synthase: protein MEILRGSPALSAFRITRLLALFVEKQLPVTDIYAEYMHFAEVSAPLSDSEQGKLSSLLKYGPSLAEHDPFGKLILVTPRPGTISPWSSKATDIAHNCGLNQVKRIERGVAYYVQGDALTQEQWHEVIAILHDRMMESIFSSFEQASALFVQHQPAPMKSIDVIAGGRIALETANREMGLALADDEIDYLLEAFVGLKRNPTDVELYMFAQANSEHCRHKIFNADWVIDGEEQPKSLFKMIKNTFEKTPDHVLSAYKDNAAVMEGSPVGRFFPEPEGRTYRYHQEDAHILMKVETHNHPTAISPWPGAATGSGGEIRDEGATGRGAKPKAGLVGFSVSNLRIPGFEQPWEEDFGKPERIVTALDIMMEGPLGGAAFNNEFGRPALLGYFRTYEEKVNSHNGEELRGYHKPIMLAGGIGNIRADHVQKGEITVGAKLIVLGGPSMNIGLGGGAASSMASGQSDADLDFASVQRDNAEMERRCQEVIDSCWQLGDDNPILFIHDVGAGGLSNAMPELVSDGGRGGRFELRKILNDEPGMSPLEVWCNESQERYVMAVSPEQLPVFTAICERERAPFAVIGEATEERHLTLNDEHFANQPIDMPLDVLLGKTPKMLRDVKTLKAEPDSLDRTAINLNEAVKRVLHLPAVAEKTFLITIGDRTVTGMVARDQMVGPWQIPVANCAVTTASLDSYYGESMSIGERTPVALVDFAASARMAVGEALTNIACSYVQDLKRVKLSANWMAAAGHPGEDAGLYEAVKAVGEELCPALGLTIPVGKDSMSMKTRWQQDGEEREMTSPLSLVISAFGRVEDVRLTVTPELKTGHDNALLLIDLGQGHNALGGSALAQVYRQLGNKAPDVRSPEVLLGFFNTIQKLLSEQKLLAYHDRSDGGLFVTLVEMAFAGHCGINVDISSFDEDTLAALFNEELGAVIQINEADRAYVAECFAQAGLAGCVHYLGSAIQDDAVIINSRDTVVYRESRSLLRQWWAETTWQMQRLRDNEVCADEEHTMKQDNQDPGLNVKLTYDIEEDIAAPFILSGVRPKVAVLREQGVNSHVEMAAAFDRAGFDAIDVHMSDLLAGNLSLEQFQALVACGGFSYGDVLGAGEGWAKSILFNNKVRDEFETFFNRADTLSLGVCNGCQMMSNLHTLIPGAEFWPRFVRNRSERFEARFSLVEIAKSPSLLLQDMTGSRMPIAVSHGEGQVETRAAAHLQQLEDNGLVAMRFVNNYGQVTEQYPANPNGSVNGITSVTSKDGRATIMMPHPERVFRTVSNSWHPENWGEDSPWMRIFRNARKQLG, encoded by the coding sequence ATGGAAATTTTGCGTGGTTCACCTGCTCTATCAGCATTTCGTATTACCCGCCTTTTGGCACTGTTTGTAGAAAAACAGCTTCCTGTCACGGATATCTATGCTGAGTATATGCACTTTGCTGAAGTTTCGGCGCCGTTGAGTGATAGTGAGCAAGGCAAACTGAGCAGTTTGTTAAAGTACGGCCCTTCTCTGGCAGAGCACGACCCATTCGGTAAGCTTATTTTAGTGACTCCTCGTCCGGGAACTATTTCTCCATGGTCTTCAAAAGCAACAGATATTGCACACAACTGTGGTCTTAATCAAGTCAAGCGTATTGAACGCGGAGTTGCTTATTATGTCCAAGGTGATGCACTGACCCAAGAGCAGTGGCATGAAGTGATCGCTATTTTGCACGATCGCATGATGGAAAGCATTTTCTCTTCTTTTGAACAAGCGAGCGCATTATTTGTGCAGCACCAGCCAGCACCAATGAAATCTATTGATGTGATTGCGGGTGGTCGTATTGCATTGGAAACAGCAAACCGGGAAATGGGACTGGCATTAGCTGATGACGAAATTGATTACCTGTTAGAGGCCTTTGTCGGGTTAAAACGTAATCCAACGGATGTTGAGCTCTACATGTTTGCTCAAGCAAACTCAGAACATTGTCGCCACAAAATCTTTAATGCAGATTGGGTGATCGATGGCGAAGAACAGCCTAAATCGCTGTTTAAAATGATTAAAAATACATTTGAAAAAACACCTGACCACGTTTTATCGGCATATAAAGATAACGCAGCCGTGATGGAAGGCTCGCCTGTTGGTCGTTTCTTCCCTGAGCCTGAAGGGCGCACTTACCGCTACCACCAAGAAGACGCTCATATCTTAATGAAAGTGGAAACCCATAACCACCCAACAGCGATTTCGCCTTGGCCAGGCGCAGCAACAGGCTCTGGTGGTGAAATTCGTGATGAAGGCGCAACAGGTCGCGGCGCGAAGCCAAAAGCAGGTTTAGTCGGTTTTTCGGTTTCTAACCTACGTATTCCTGGTTTTGAACAGCCTTGGGAAGAAGATTTCGGTAAACCAGAGCGCATTGTGACCGCTTTGGATATTATGATGGAAGGGCCATTAGGCGGTGCGGCATTTAATAATGAATTTGGTCGCCCTGCGTTATTAGGCTATTTCCGTACTTATGAAGAAAAGGTCAATAGCCACAATGGGGAAGAGTTACGTGGTTATCATAAGCCGATTATGTTAGCGGGGGGCATAGGAAATATCCGTGCAGACCACGTACAAAAAGGCGAAATTACGGTCGGTGCAAAACTCATTGTGCTCGGTGGCCCTTCAATGAATATCGGGTTAGGTGGTGGAGCTGCGTCATCAATGGCATCGGGCCAATCAGATGCAGACCTAGATTTTGCTTCGGTACAGCGCGATAACGCAGAGATGGAACGCCGTTGCCAAGAAGTCATCGATAGCTGCTGGCAACTTGGTGATGATAACCCAATTTTATTTATCCATGACGTAGGCGCAGGCGGTTTGTCGAACGCAATGCCAGAATTGGTCAGTGATGGTGGCCGTGGTGGGCGCTTTGAGTTACGTAAGATTCTCAATGATGAGCCAGGAATGAGCCCATTGGAGGTCTGGTGTAACGAATCTCAAGAACGTTATGTAATGGCCGTTTCACCAGAGCAGCTTCCTGTGTTCACCGCAATTTGTGAGCGCGAACGTGCGCCGTTTGCAGTGATTGGGGAAGCCACTGAAGAACGTCATTTGACATTAAATGATGAACATTTTGCTAACCAACCGATTGATATGCCACTGGATGTTTTATTAGGCAAAACGCCAAAAATGTTGCGTGATGTAAAAACATTAAAGGCGGAACCGGATTCATTAGACAGAACAGCGATTAATTTAAATGAAGCGGTGAAACGTGTCTTGCATTTACCAGCCGTAGCTGAAAAAACATTCTTAATTACCATTGGCGACCGAACCGTTACAGGCATGGTTGCTCGTGATCAGATGGTTGGCCCATGGCAAATTCCTGTCGCTAACTGTGCGGTAACGACTGCAAGTTTAGATAGCTACTATGGGGAATCCATGTCTATTGGTGAAAGAACGCCAGTAGCATTGGTGGATTTCGCTGCATCAGCACGCATGGCCGTGGGTGAAGCATTAACCAATATTGCATGTTCATATGTGCAAGATTTAAAACGCGTTAAATTGTCTGCAAACTGGATGGCAGCGGCAGGGCATCCAGGGGAAGACGCAGGTTTATATGAAGCGGTTAAAGCGGTAGGGGAAGAGCTTTGTCCTGCGCTAGGCCTAACCATCCCTGTTGGTAAAGATTCCATGTCAATGAAAACCCGTTGGCAGCAGGATGGTGAAGAGCGTGAAATGACGTCGCCACTTTCCTTAGTGATTAGTGCATTTGGCCGTGTTGAAGATGTCCGCTTAACAGTGACACCTGAACTAAAAACAGGTCATGATAATGCCTTGTTATTAATTGACCTCGGGCAAGGCCATAACGCGCTGGGCGGTTCTGCACTCGCACAGGTATATCGTCAGTTAGGCAATAAAGCCCCTGATGTACGTAGCCCTGAAGTATTGCTTGGCTTCTTTAATACCATTCAGAAGTTATTATCCGAGCAAAAATTATTAGCCTATCATGACCGCTCAGATGGCGGCTTATTCGTCACTTTAGTGGAAATGGCTTTTGCGGGTCATTGCGGTATTAATGTTGATATTAGCTCTTTTGATGAAGACACGCTCGCAGCATTATTCAACGAAGAGTTAGGCGCTGTCATTCAAATTAATGAAGCCGATAGAGCGTATGTGGCAGAATGTTTTGCACAAGCAGGGCTTGCAGGCTGTGTTCATTATTTAGGTTCTGCAATACAAGATGATGCCGTGATCATCAATAGCCGAGATACGGTTGTTTACCGCGAGTCTCGCAGTTTATTGCGCCAATGGTGGGCTGAAACGACTTGGCAAATGCAGCGCTTGCGCGATAACGAAGTGTGTGCCGACGAAGAACATACAATGAAACAGGATAATCAAGACCCAGGTTTGAATGTGAAATTGACTTATGACATTGAAGAAGACATTGCTGCGCCATTTATTTTGTCAGGTGTACGTCCTAAAGTAGCTGTTTTACGTGAACAAGGTGTGAACTCACATGTGGAAATGGCGGCAGCCTTTGACCGTGCTGGTTTCGATGCAATTGATGTGCATATGAGTGATTTACTCGCAGGTAACTTGTCTTTGGAACAATTCCAAGCATTAGTGGCTTGTGGCGGTTTCTCTTATGGTGACGTATTAGGTGCGGGTGAAGGTTGGGCAAAATCTATTTTATTCAACAATAAAGTCCGTGATGAATTTGAGACATTCTTTAACCGTGCTGATACTTTATCTCTGGGGGTATGTAATGGTTGCCAGATGATGTCGAACTTACATACGCTTATCCCAGGTGCTGAATTCTGGCCCCGTTTTGTACGTAACCGTTCTGAACGTTTTGAAGCACGCTTTAGCTTAGTTGAAATAGCAAAAAGCCCATCACTGTTACTGCAAGATATGACAGGTTCTCGTATGCCGATAGCGGTTTCTCATGGGGAAGGGCAAGTGGAAACCC
- the pdxJ gene encoding pyridoxine 5'-phosphate synthase: MAELLLGVNIDHIATVRNARGTQYPDPVQAAFVAEQAGADGITVHLREDRRHITDRDITLLNETIQTRMNLEMAVTDEMVEIACRIKPTFCCLVPEKREEVTTEGGLDVAGQKQKVADAVKRLTEAGILVSLFIDADHQQIDAAQECGAPFIEIHTGAYADAKSEQEQELEFRRIRDGAVYAASKGIKVNAGHGLTYHNVQRIAQLPEIYELNIGHAIIGRALFSGLAQAVTDMKKILLEARK; encoded by the coding sequence ATGGCAGAGCTTTTGTTAGGCGTAAATATCGACCATATTGCAACGGTTAGAAATGCAAGAGGAACTCAATATCCAGACCCTGTACAAGCTGCATTTGTTGCGGAGCAAGCAGGCGCTGATGGCATTACAGTGCATTTACGCGAAGATCGACGCCATATTACAGATAGAGATATCACTCTGTTGAATGAAACTATTCAAACACGTATGAATCTTGAAATGGCGGTAACCGATGAAATGGTTGAAATTGCGTGCCGCATCAAACCTACTTTCTGCTGTTTAGTGCCAGAAAAGCGTGAAGAGGTAACCACTGAAGGTGGTTTAGATGTTGCGGGCCAAAAACAGAAAGTGGCTGATGCTGTAAAACGTCTGACTGAGGCGGGCATTCTCGTTTCATTATTTATTGATGCGGATCATCAGCAAATTGATGCAGCACAAGAGTGTGGAGCACCATTTATTGAAATTCACACAGGGGCTTATGCTGATGCTAAATCAGAACAAGAGCAAGAGTTAGAATTTCGCCGTATTCGTGATGGTGCCGTATATGCGGCGAGTAAAGGCATTAAAGTTAATGCGGGTCATGGTTTGACATACCATAACGTTCAACGTATTGCACAGTTACCTGAAATTTATGAGCTTAATATTGGCCATGCAATTATTGGTCGTGCTTTGTTTAGTGGGTTAGCTCAAGCGGTTACTGACATGAAAAAAATCTTATTAGAAGCACGTAAATAA
- the acpS gene encoding holo-ACP synthase, with protein MAIVGLGTDIVEIARIESVLERTGDSLAKRILTENELAQYQQQSKPARFLAKRFAVKEAAAKALGTGIRNGLAFNQFEVTNDKLGKPLLSLTGEALELANRLKVTHYHVSITDERHYASATVIIESIS; from the coding sequence ATGGCCATTGTTGGATTAGGAACGGATATTGTTGAGATTGCTCGAATTGAGTCGGTGCTTGAACGAACCGGTGATAGCCTGGCGAAAAGAATTCTAACTGAGAATGAATTAGCCCAATATCAACAGCAATCAAAGCCAGCTCGTTTTTTAGCAAAACGCTTTGCAGTTAAAGAAGCGGCAGCAAAAGCATTAGGAACAGGGATCCGTAATGGTTTAGCCTTTAACCAATTTGAAGTAACCAATGATAAATTGGGAAAACCATTATTAAGTTTAACTGGGGAGGCATTGGAGCTGGCGAATCGGTTAAAAGTTACGCATTACCATGTTTCTATTACCGATGAACGTCACTATGCATCTGCTACAGTTATCATAGAAAGTATTTCTTGA
- the leuE gene encoding leucine efflux protein LeuE, which produces MFENLGVLNFWTYLAGLVLIIIVPGPNSLYVLKTSSSSGTRFGYRAALGVFTGDGILIFLSFIGVASVIKASPTLFMIVRYLGAAYLLYLGCKILYSTFMHKNSNQDGTDTISIKTENHFTRALVLSLTNPKAILFYISFFIQFVDFNYSHAWVPYLVLATILELVSFLYLSLLIFSGYLIARFLREKQLLAKLGNCTVGAFFMGFAAKLAIFSN; this is translated from the coding sequence ATGTTCGAAAATCTTGGTGTTCTTAACTTTTGGACTTACCTAGCTGGGCTTGTTTTAATCATTATCGTGCCAGGGCCTAATTCATTATATGTATTAAAAACAAGTAGTTCGAGTGGGACTCGGTTTGGTTATCGTGCTGCTCTAGGGGTATTTACTGGGGATGGGATATTAATTTTCCTGTCATTTATTGGTGTAGCTTCGGTAATCAAAGCTTCTCCAACATTATTTATGATAGTGCGTTACTTAGGGGCTGCTTATTTACTATATTTAGGTTGTAAGATTTTATATAGCACATTTATGCATAAGAATTCGAATCAAGACGGCACTGACACTATTTCAATTAAAACAGAAAACCATTTTACTCGTGCCTTAGTGCTGAGCTTAACAAACCCGAAAGCAATTCTATTTTATATTTCTTTCTTTATACAATTTGTTGATTTTAATTACTCTCATGCATGGGTGCCTTATCTTGTACTCGCGACGATCTTAGAATTAGTCAGTTTTTTATACTTAAGCTTATTGATTTTTAGTGGTTACTTGATAGCTCGTTTTTTACGTGAAAAGCAGCTCCTTGCAAAACTTGGAAATTGTACGGTAGGCGCTTTCTTTATGGGTTTTGCAGCTAAATTAGCGATTTTTAGCAATTAA
- the mltF gene encoding membrane-bound lytic murein transglycosylase MltF has protein sequence MNNLKVNYLIVVVIALLATMVIGFNVRWPNTQNSQINKIISQGELRISAVSSPLIYIDEQKQLRGFDYELAQGFASYLGVKLKITIRPTFEQIFDDLENGDADIAVAGLLYNKDRLAKTKTGPSYLNVTQQLVYRKGTNRPKNFNEINGKLLVTAGTAHASTLKELSKEYPDLKWEETSKYNTSQILEMVADGEVDYTLEDSIAVALQQRIHPQIAVAFDLLDEHAITWYMRRSKENSLDAALLDFFNLSHETELLARLNEKYFSHVESFDYFDTMAFIKAIDNKLPEYQPLFEKYAQVIDWKLLAAIAWQESHWDPLATSPTGVRGLMMLTKPTATTMGIADRLDPEESIKGGAAYLAYIMERLPETIEEDDRIWFALSAYNMGYGHMQDVRKLTEMLGGDPNRWLDVKARLPLLTQKKYYSQLTYGYARGHEAYRYVENIRRYHQSLVGYLQSQERKQHALDIAQKSLIYLISPENLTAAESQTIQNQSPIPEKVSTTHLGKMSSATQPPKTLEEKRLPLGKYLLSLHPSQNTDETDDKTPITPLKAPEKPL, from the coding sequence TTGAATAACTTAAAAGTTAACTATTTAATTGTCGTGGTCATCGCGCTACTGGCTACTATGGTCATCGGTTTTAACGTCCGTTGGCCCAATACACAAAATTCACAAATTAATAAAATTATTTCTCAAGGTGAATTACGTATTAGTGCCGTTAGCTCGCCACTTATCTATATTGATGAGCAAAAACAGCTGCGTGGGTTTGACTACGAGCTGGCTCAAGGCTTTGCCTCATACCTAGGAGTTAAACTCAAGATAACCATCCGCCCAACATTCGAGCAAATATTCGATGACCTTGAAAATGGTGATGCAGATATCGCGGTAGCGGGCCTGCTGTATAACAAAGACCGTTTAGCCAAAACGAAAACCGGTCCAAGCTATCTTAATGTGACTCAACAACTTGTATATCGCAAAGGAACAAACCGTCCCAAAAATTTCAATGAAATTAATGGTAAATTATTAGTTACCGCTGGCACAGCTCATGCAAGTACACTTAAAGAATTGTCCAAAGAATACCCAGACCTAAAGTGGGAAGAAACTTCAAAATACAATACCAGTCAAATCCTTGAAATGGTTGCTGATGGCGAGGTTGACTACACGTTAGAAGACTCTATTGCGGTTGCACTACAACAACGTATTCACCCTCAAATTGCCGTGGCTTTTGATTTATTGGATGAACATGCTATCACTTGGTACATGCGACGTAGCAAAGAAAACAGTTTAGACGCTGCGTTACTTGACTTCTTCAATCTCAGTCATGAAACCGAATTACTCGCACGCCTTAATGAAAAATATTTTAGCCATGTAGAATCCTTCGATTATTTCGACACAATGGCATTTATAAAGGCAATTGATAATAAACTTCCCGAGTATCAACCGCTGTTTGAAAAATATGCTCAGGTGATTGACTGGAAATTATTAGCAGCTATCGCATGGCAAGAGTCCCATTGGGACCCTTTAGCGACTTCGCCTACAGGTGTACGTGGGCTAATGATGTTAACCAAGCCAACGGCAACAACAATGGGTATTGCTGACAGGTTAGACCCGGAAGAAAGTATTAAGGGTGGTGCCGCTTATCTTGCTTATATTATGGAACGTTTACCTGAAACCATCGAAGAAGATGACCGCATCTGGTTCGCCCTTTCTGCCTATAATATGGGGTATGGGCATATGCAGGATGTACGTAAATTAACTGAAATGTTAGGCGGAGACCCTAACCGGTGGTTAGATGTGAAAGCTCGCTTACCTTTATTGACACAGAAAAAATATTACTCACAGCTCACTTATGGTTATGCACGTGGCCACGAAGCTTATCGTTACGTTGAGAATATTCGTCGTTATCATCAAAGTTTAGTTGGTTACTTACAAAGCCAAGAAAGAAAACAGCATGCACTTGATATTGCACAAAAATCACTTATTTATTTAATTTCACCAGAAAACCTGACAGCAGCTGAGTCTCAAACGATTCAAAATCAGTCCCCTATTCCTGAAAAAGTGAGTACTACGCATTTAGGTAAAATGAGTTCTGCAACGCAACCACCTAAAACACTTGAAGAAAAAAGACTACCATTAGGAAAGTATTTGCTTTCACTACATCCATCGCAAAATACCGATGAAACCGATGATAAAACGCCCATCACACCACTAAAAGCACCTGAGAAACCGTTATAA
- the tadA gene encoding tRNA adenosine(34) deaminase TadA yields MTQIEIDEYWMQQAIELALKAQDLGEIPVGAVLVKDNHLVASGWNRSIIDHNPTAHAEIMALQQAGQELSNYRLLDTTLYVTLEPCIMCAGAMIHSRISRVVYGAKDFKTGACGSYLDIMGQAGLNHYVDVTGGVLEQQCSSMLSAFFKLRRAQKKEQKR; encoded by the coding sequence GTGACACAAATAGAAATTGATGAGTATTGGATGCAACAAGCCATTGAACTTGCGCTAAAAGCACAAGATCTTGGCGAAATTCCTGTCGGTGCGGTCTTAGTGAAAGATAACCATTTGGTTGCCTCGGGGTGGAATCGTTCTATTATTGACCACAATCCGACTGCACATGCTGAGATTATGGCTTTGCAACAAGCAGGGCAAGAGCTATCAAATTATCGGTTATTAGATACCACCTTATATGTCACGTTAGAGCCTTGTATTATGTGTGCAGGTGCAATGATCCACAGCCGTATTAGCCGTGTAGTTTATGGTGCTAAGGACTTTAAAACTGGAGCTTGTGGTTCTTACCTAGATATCATGGGGCAAGCAGGGTTAAATCATTATGTGGATGTTACTGGTGGTGTTCTAGAACAGCAATGTTCTTCAATGCTGAGTGCTTTTTTTAAGCTGCGTAGAGCCCAAAAAAAAGAACAAAAGCGCTAA
- the recO gene encoding DNA repair protein RecO, whose translation MSGWQRAFVLHSRPYSETSLLLDFFTEGEGKIRLLAKGARRNRSPLRGCLQPFTPLLIRWGGKGEIKTLINADPVSLALPLTGTVLYSGLYLNELTARVLEFGTPYSSLFFDYLSCLQILAASEHTPEFALRRFELALLSYLGYGVDFLHCAGSGEPVSDTMTYRYREEKGFIGSLVVDQLSFTGKQLKALASREFPDADTLKAAKRFTRLALKPYLGGKPLKSRELFRQFTYSPVTHNKQS comes from the coding sequence GTGAGTGGTTGGCAGCGTGCGTTTGTACTCCATTCAAGGCCTTACAGTGAAACGAGTTTATTGCTCGATTTTTTTACTGAAGGCGAAGGAAAAATACGCTTACTTGCAAAAGGCGCTCGCCGTAATCGTTCACCATTAAGGGGCTGTTTACAGCCCTTCACACCGTTGCTAATCCGTTGGGGGGGCAAAGGTGAAATCAAAACCTTAATTAATGCCGACCCTGTGTCTTTGGCTCTCCCTTTAACGGGAACCGTTCTATATAGTGGTTTATACCTTAATGAATTAACCGCACGTGTATTAGAATTTGGTACACCATATTCCTCACTATTTTTTGATTACCTCTCATGCTTACAGATCCTTGCCGCAAGTGAACACACCCCTGAATTTGCATTGCGTCGGTTTGAATTGGCTCTGCTTTCTTACCTTGGTTATGGTGTTGATTTTTTACATTGTGCTGGCAGCGGAGAGCCCGTTTCTGACACAATGACTTATCGGTATAGAGAAGAAAAAGGGTTTATTGGTAGCTTGGTTGTTGACCAGCTTAGTTTTACGGGTAAACAACTTAAGGCATTGGCGAGTCGAGAATTTCCTGACGCAGATACGCTCAAAGCAGCAAAACGTTTTACCCGACTTGCTTTAAAACCATATTTAGGCGGTAAACCTTTAAAAAGCAGAGAATTATTTCGACAGTTTACTTACTCGCCAGTTACACATAACAAACAGAGCTAA
- a CDS encoding YfhL family 4Fe-4S dicluster ferredoxin, with product MSLLITKRCINCDMCEPECPNDAIFMGDEIYEIDSTLCTECVGHYDKPTCQSVCPITNTIITDPQHIETEEQLWDKFVAIHHADKI from the coding sequence ATGTCTTTATTAATTACAAAACGCTGTATCAATTGCGATATGTGTGAACCCGAATGCCCAAATGATGCAATATTTATGGGTGACGAAATTTACGAAATTGACTCAACACTATGTACTGAATGTGTAGGCCATTACGACAAACCTACTTGCCAGTCCGTTTGCCCAATTACTAATACAATCATCACAGATCCTCAACATATCGAAACTGAAGAACAGCTTTGGGATAAGTTTGTTGCAATTCATCACGCCGATAAAATTTAG